TCGGCTCCGTGATCATCTACGCGGTCGGCGTGCCCTATCTCGCGGTCGCCGCCGACCTGTCGCCCAGTGCGGCCGTCGCCGGCGGACTCACCCCCTTCCTGCTCGGGGACGCCCTCAAGGCCGCGCTGGCGATGGGTCTGCTGCCCGCGGCCTGGAAGCTCGTCGGCCGCGGGAACTAGGGCGTGTTCGGCGGAGCTTCGCGACCCCGGAACACGGCGCACCGTGCCCGACGTGCCACACTTCGCCCATGCGCGTCTATCTCGGCTCCGACCATGCCGGCTTCGAACTCAAGAACCACCTCGTCGAGTGGCTCACGGCCCACGGCCACGAGCCCGTCGACTGCGGCCCGCACATCTATGACGCCCAGGACGACTACCCGCCGTTCTGCCTCCGCGCAGCGGAGCGGACGGCGGCCGACCCGGCGGCCCTCGGCATCGTGATCGGCGGCTCCGGCAACGGCGAGCAGATGGCCGCCAACAAGGTGAAGGGCGTGCGCGCGGCGCTCGTCTGGAACGAGCAGACCGCGGGGCTCAGCCGCGAGCACAACGACTCGAACGTGATCTCGATCGGCGCCCGGATGCACACCCAGGCCGAGTCGACCAAGTTCGTGGAGATCTTCCTCGGCACCGAGTACACGGGCGAGGAGCGCCACGCCCGCCGGATCCAGATGCTCGCGACGTACGAGACGACGGGCGAACTGCCCCCGATCCCGGCACACCACCCCAAGCAGGACTAGGTCCTGTTCGGACGGGCACGCACAACGCACCACGCACCAAGGAGAATCCGTGCCCGAGGGGCATACGATCCACCGCCTCGCCGAGGACCTGACCGAACGCTTCCACGCGGACGCGACAGGGGTGAGCAGCCCGCAGGGCCGGTTCAGCGAGAGCGCGGCGCTCCTCGACGGGCGGGTGATGGACGGCGCGAGCGCCCACGGGAAACATCTCTTCGTCGGCTTCGAGGAGAGCGGCTGGGTCCATGTCCACCTCGGCCTCTTCGGGAAGGTGGCGCTCGGCGGGACCCCCGCCCCGCCACCCACCGACACCGTCCGGCTGCGCCTGCTGAACGACACGTACTACATGGAGCTGCGCGGCCCCACCACCTGCGCGCTGATCACCGAACCCGAGAAGCGCGCGATACACGACCGGCTCGGCCCCGACCCGCTGCGCCCGCCCGACGCACCCGGCAACGACCCGGAACGCGCGTGGGCCCGTATCTCCCGCTCCCGTACCACCGTCGCCGCCCTGCTGATGGACCAGAAGATCATCGCGGGCGTCGGCAACGTCTACCGCGCCGAGGTCCTCTTCCGGCACGGCATCGACCCGTACCGCGCCGGGCGCGATCTCACCCGCGCCGAGTGGGAAGCGATCTGGACCGACCTGGTGGCGCTGATGCGCGAGGGCGTGCGGCTCAATCGCATCGACACCGTACGGCCCGAGCATCTGCCCGAGGCCATGGGCCGCCCGCCGCGCGTGGACGACCACGGCGGCGAGGTGTACGTCTACCGGCGCGCGACCATGCCCTGCCATCTGTGCGGCACCGAGATCCGTACGGCGTCACTCGCCGCCCGCAACCTCTTCTGGTGCCCCGGCTGCCAGCGGAAGTAGCCGCGAGGCCGACGACCCGTCAGAAGCCGTGCGGCAGCCACGGTGCGACCGGCGACGCGAACGCCACCGACGCCTCCACCAGCGCGCCCGGCCGCAGTTCACGGACCAGCCCCGCCCGCGCCAGCGCCGCCGGCGAGGTGTCGCCCAGATACATCGTGGCCAACTCCCGTACCGACAAGGACAGATCGGCCGCGTCCGCCGTCCGCTCGCAGGACGCGCCCTTGACGTCACCGGTCAGCCGCCAACGCCCCTCGTTCCAGGGGCAGAAGGCGTCGTCGACCTCGAACACCACGTCCACCGGCGCCTGGTACGTCCGCGCCTCCAGTGCCGCGCCCACCTCCACCAGCCGTACGTACAGCGAGTCCCGCACCCGGATGTTGGCGCGCCGGACGTCGGAGACCAGGAACTGGAACGGGTCGTCCACCGGCAGGTTCGACACGCTCACCGTCGACGTCAGGTCGATCTCGCCGAGGAAGCGCCACAGGGTCGCGTACGCCACCGGGTCCAGAGCGGACACCTGGTCGACCACGACCGTGCTCTTCGGCCCGGCGGCCTCCCACAGGGGCTTGACCCGGTAGAGCGCGTACCCGATCGTCTCCGCGTCGTCCCCCTCGCCCCGCCGCGCGAGCACGCACTGGAGCGCGGAGGCGCCCTCACGGCCCTCGGGCGAGTCCATCAGCAGCTTCCGGTCCCAGCCGGGCCGCCGCTCCAGCATGCCGGGACGGCCGGGGACCTGACGCGCGTACACCGACTCGACCGACTCGCGCGCGTCGTCCAGCGGGACGTACCGCAGTTGTACGGGATCGGCGCCGTCCGCGTCGGCCGGCACCCGGAACGAGACGCGCGAGGTGTCGATCTCCGCGCTCAACTGCCGCGTGCCGACGCCGTATCCGAACCGCCCGTAGATCTCCGGCTCCGACGCGGTCAGCAGCGCCACCGACTGACCCCACGAGCGGACGTCGTCCAACTGCCGCCGCATCATGGAGGTGAGGATCCCGCGCCGCCGGTGCGTCGCCGCGACGCTCACCATCGTGACGCCCGCCGCCGACACCAGACCCCCGCCGGGCACCGTGAGCCCGAAAGTGAACGCCCCCGCGGTCCCCACGCACTCGTCGCCGTCCCAGACCCCGACGGAGCGTTCGTACTCCGTCACGGAACGCCAGGCCTCGCGCTCCTCGGCGGAGTCGACGAGCGCCCCGCCGAAGGCCCGTTCCAGCTTCGCGAACCAGCGGTCCCAGTCAGGGGCTTCGAGTACTCGCAAGTCTGTGGTCATATGCCATGAGTACCAGGGCGTGGGCGGTTGCGGCGACCCGATATCGAACACAATGTCACAGGGGTCCCTCTGCACGTGCGGCCCGCTGATGGATAAGGTCCACGACAATGGCCGGTGGCGCGAAGACGGATTCGTTCACGGCCCGGATGCGCAGGTCGCTGCACCGGGCCCGCGTCGGCATGCGCAAATCCGGAGTCGACTACTTCCGCGGCGACGGCTCGGACTGGATAGCACTCGTCGGACTGCTCCTGACCGTCCCCGGGATCGCCATCGCGACCATGGCGGTCCCCGTCTGGTTCGCACCGTCCGCGCTGGTCCTGCCGATCGTGGCCGGGGGACTGCTGCTGCGGCCCTCCAGCCTGCTGGCCCTGTACGCCGCCGCGGCCACCGCCCTGATCGTCGAATCGCTCGTCCTCGGCCCGTACGACCAGGGGCCGGCCACGGTGACGCCGGGCACCGTCCTGGTGGTGGCGGCCTGCGGGCTCTTCGGGCTGCTGATCGCCCAGTTCAGGGCGCGCGTGGGCGTGCCCTGGCGGCGCGGCGGCACGATGCTCTTCGACCTGCGCGAACGTATCCGGGTCCAGAGCGCCCTGCCGTACCTGCCGAAGGGCTGGCATCGCGAGATGTCGCTGCGCCCGGCCGGCGGCCAGTCCTTCTCCGGCGACTTCGTCGTGGCGGCCCGCACCAACGGGGGCCGCACGCTCGAAGTCGTCCTCACGGACGTCTCCGGCAAGGGAATGGACGCGGGCTCGCGCGCGCTGCTGCTGTCCGGCGCGTTCGGCGGCCTGCTCGGCTCGCTCCCGCCGGAGGGCTTCCTGCCCGCCGCCAACGGCTATCTGCTCCGCCAGGACTGGGACGAGGGGTTCGCGACCTCCATCCATCTCGTCCTGGATCTGGAGTCGGGGGAGTACGAGCTGCTGTCGGCGGGCCATCTGCCCGCGCTCCAGCTCCACGCGGGCAGCGGTCGCTGGGAGGAGATGGCGGCGGAGGGCCCGCTCCTCGGTGTCTACGACCACGCGGAGTTCGACCCGGTGAAGGGCGTCCTGCTGCCGGGCGACGTGCTGATGCTGTTCACGGACGGCCTGGTCGAGGCGTCGGGCCGCGACCTCAGCGAGGGGATAGACCGGCTGTCGGGCGAGGCTGACCGGTATGTCGCGGCGGGTTTCGTCGGAGCGGCGTGGCACTTGATCGAGTCGGTGGCGAAGCATGTGAACGACGACAGAGCGCTGCTGCTGATCTGCCGCGAGAGCTGAGGCCCGGCGGCCGGGCCCGGGGGGCCGGTAGGGTCCGCACCGGCCCCCGGCCCCCCCGTCGCCGCTCAGGCGCCCGACTTCGCCAGCGACAGTTCGTCGCTGCTGTCGCCGGAACCGCCACCGGACCCGGAACCGGCACCACCACCGCCTCGCCCGCGGCCCGGCAACACCCGTGCCAGCCAGTGCGACTTGGCCGCGGCCAGCGGACCGAGGACCGCGAGGATCAGGACGTACCCCGCGATGAACGGGGCCAGCCGCTCGTCCAGGGCCGCGCCCGCCGCCATCGTCGCGAGGATCAGGGCGAACTCACCGCGTGCGACCAGCGTCGTCGCGATGTTCGCCGCGGGGCCTGAGCCGAAGCGGTAGACGCGCGAGGCCACAAGACCGGCCACCACGTTCATCGCCAGCGTCACGGTGACGGCCGCCACGACAGGCCAGAGCACCGTCGGCAGGTCGCCCGGGTTGATGGACAGCCCGAAGGCGAAGAAGAAGATGGCGCCGAACGCGTCCCGCAGCGGGTGCACCAGCGTACGGATCCGGTCGCCGGAGGCCGTACTGCCCAGCATCAGACCGACCATGAACGCGCCGATCGCGTCCGCGACACCGAACCACTCGGAGACCCCCGCCATGAAGACCGCGGCGCCCAGGAAGGAGATGACGAGCAACTCGTCGTCCTTCGTGTCGATGAGGCGGCCGATGACCTTCTTGCCGAAGCGCGCGGCGAGAGCCAGCAGCAGCAGGAATCCGAACGCCTTCCCGCCGTCCGCCAGCGCGGCGGGGGCACTGTCGGCGCCGGACAGGATCGGCTGGAGCGCGGCCAGGTAGAGCGCCAGGAAGATGTCCTCGACGACGATGATCCCGAGGATCGGCTTCGTCTCGGGATTCCCGATACGGCCCAGGTCGACCAGGATCTTCGTGACGATCGCGGACGAGGAGATACCGAGCACACCCGCGAGGACCAGCGCCTCGGACGTGCCCCAGCCCAGCGCGAAGCCGAAGCCGAGCCCGGCGCCCACGTTCAGCAGCAGATACGAGCCGCCGGCGAGGGCCATCTTGCGGCCGCCCGCCTTGAGATCGTCCAGATGGAATTCGAGGCCGAGATAGAAGAGCAGCAGGACGAGGCCGAGGGCCGACAGCATCTCCAGGTCGTGCGGATCGGAGAGGAGCACGATGCCCGGGGTGTGCGGTCCGAGCAGGATTCCGGCCAGGATGAACAGCGGGATCGTCGGCAGCTCGATCCGGCTGCCGAGGCGGGCGAGGAAGGCGGCGGCGAGGAAGGCGCCGCCCATGGCTATGAGGGTGTCTGCGTGTCCGATGGGACCGTTCCTCCGTCAAGTCAAAGGCGCGTCAAGGAATCGTCAGTA
The nucleotide sequence above comes from Streptomyces sp. NBC_01716. Encoded proteins:
- a CDS encoding ribose-5-phosphate isomerase — protein: MRVYLGSDHAGFELKNHLVEWLTAHGHEPVDCGPHIYDAQDDYPPFCLRAAERTAADPAALGIVIGGSGNGEQMAANKVKGVRAALVWNEQTAGLSREHNDSNVISIGARMHTQAESTKFVEIFLGTEYTGEERHARRIQMLATYETTGELPPIPAHHPKQD
- a CDS encoding Fpg/Nei family DNA glycosylase, whose translation is MPEGHTIHRLAEDLTERFHADATGVSSPQGRFSESAALLDGRVMDGASAHGKHLFVGFEESGWVHVHLGLFGKVALGGTPAPPPTDTVRLRLLNDTYYMELRGPTTCALITEPEKRAIHDRLGPDPLRPPDAPGNDPERAWARISRSRTTVAALLMDQKIIAGVGNVYRAEVLFRHGIDPYRAGRDLTRAEWEAIWTDLVALMREGVRLNRIDTVRPEHLPEAMGRPPRVDDHGGEVYVYRRATMPCHLCGTEIRTASLAARNLFWCPGCQRK
- a CDS encoding GNAT family N-acetyltransferase, with product MTTDLRVLEAPDWDRWFAKLERAFGGALVDSAEEREAWRSVTEYERSVGVWDGDECVGTAGAFTFGLTVPGGGLVSAAGVTMVSVAATHRRRGILTSMMRRQLDDVRSWGQSVALLTASEPEIYGRFGYGVGTRQLSAEIDTSRVSFRVPADADGADPVQLRYVPLDDARESVESVYARQVPGRPGMLERRPGWDRKLLMDSPEGREGASALQCVLARRGEGDDAETIGYALYRVKPLWEAAGPKSTVVVDQVSALDPVAYATLWRFLGEIDLTSTVSVSNLPVDDPFQFLVSDVRRANIRVRDSLYVRLVEVGAALEARTYQAPVDVVFEVDDAFCPWNEGRWRLTGDVKGASCERTADAADLSLSVRELATMYLGDTSPAALARAGLVRELRPGALVEASVAFASPVAPWLPHGF
- a CDS encoding PP2C family protein-serine/threonine phosphatase yields the protein MAGGAKTDSFTARMRRSLHRARVGMRKSGVDYFRGDGSDWIALVGLLLTVPGIAIATMAVPVWFAPSALVLPIVAGGLLLRPSSLLALYAAAATALIVESLVLGPYDQGPATVTPGTVLVVAACGLFGLLIAQFRARVGVPWRRGGTMLFDLRERIRVQSALPYLPKGWHREMSLRPAGGQSFSGDFVVAARTNGGRTLEVVLTDVSGKGMDAGSRALLLSGAFGGLLGSLPPEGFLPAANGYLLRQDWDEGFATSIHLVLDLESGEYELLSAGHLPALQLHAGSGRWEEMAAEGPLLGVYDHAEFDPVKGVLLPGDVLMLFTDGLVEASGRDLSEGIDRLSGEADRYVAAGFVGAAWHLIESVAKHVNDDRALLLICRES
- a CDS encoding cation:proton antiporter, with protein sequence MGGAFLAAAFLARLGSRIELPTIPLFILAGILLGPHTPGIVLLSDPHDLEMLSALGLVLLLFYLGLEFHLDDLKAGGRKMALAGGSYLLLNVGAGLGFGFALGWGTSEALVLAGVLGISSSAIVTKILVDLGRIGNPETKPILGIIVVEDIFLALYLAALQPILSGADSAPAALADGGKAFGFLLLLALAARFGKKVIGRLIDTKDDELLVISFLGAAVFMAGVSEWFGVADAIGAFMVGLMLGSTASGDRIRTLVHPLRDAFGAIFFFAFGLSINPGDLPTVLWPVVAAVTVTLAMNVVAGLVASRVYRFGSGPAANIATTLVARGEFALILATMAAGAALDERLAPFIAGYVLILAVLGPLAAAKSHWLARVLPGRGRGGGGAGSGSGGGSGDSSDELSLAKSGA